The genomic window TGCTAGTGCtttatactttttcctttctcactctgTTGCTCACCAGCAATGTCAGTTGAGGAGGTTCTTGTTTTGATTGATTAATGTCCAGTATATATTGGCACCTTCCTTGACTTGATCATGATAATATATTCATCCCCAAATGATATAATGTGAGTgtaaaaaaaccaataaaattgtGCCTGTCTTTAGTAAAAACTAAGCAATATATGTAGGTCAATAAGAGTTTGGAAAATGTAAAGTAGAACAAGCATAACtttttagtcattttattttgtttcattttcaaatcAGATTATTATATCAGCTGTTATAGCTCAAGACCTCAATCAAAACCTCAACCTCTCAATTTACATATTTGTGAAAAAGAGATAATCACCCTAATTTGCCATATAGCTTTGAAAACTAAATATGGTATGATTGAGGACATACTTAGTTGAGTATATGGCATAGAATAAATGCTCTCTACAAAAGAGACATTATTATTTGTGAAATTCCTATTAGACTTCCAGGTGGCATGAGTGTAACAGTGACTGCCTGAATACTCACTTATCTCATAGTTTTAAATATAATACAGATAAACAAGGAGAGTATGTAAAATAAGACATAACATATACCTTAAGCATAACTACAAAATAGAAGATATATGACCTTCAAATAATTTATAAGCAGTAAAGTAAACATTCAATCCTATACTTGAAGGGAGGAATTGGACAAACACTGCAGATATTATGTAAAAAATATGGTTGTTGCagataatatatttcattttttataactttaagaaataaactgCAATATCAGTAACAAAGTAATATTTAAGAGTAAGCTGACTAAAATGTTTACTCCTTTAGCTATTACCACATACAATATTTGTATTATTCATAACAATCAGCAAAATTAGGTATATTTTATAGCCACTGCCTTTCTGTATAGAATTGTAACTCAATAAAGAAATGGAACCTATGGAGGGTTTGAAAGAAAGATATAATGTAGTTGTAGAAAAATTAAAGTGCTTTGCCTTACAAATATCTGTGAGATGGATATTGGAGGATACTATAGaagttgaaattttatttgtCCTTTATTGGGACTTCACAATGACATCTATtcatgttaatatatattttcatttgtgtctaGAAAGTAGTACTTTATGAAGCAAGTTTCTGAAAGCTTGTTTTACTTGCTGATTCCTCAAGGTATAAATAAAAGGGTTCAACATGGGGGCAATTGAGGTGTTGAGAATAGCTACTCCTTTGGTCAGTGTTGCTCTTTCTTTTGCTGAAGGCTTGACATACATGAATATACAGCTCCCATAAGAGATGGAAATGACAATCAAGTGAGAGGAACACGTGGAGAAAGCCTTTTTCCTCTGACTAGCAGATGGGATTCTCAGGATGGTGCTAAGGATGCACAGGTAGGAGAGAATCACTAATGCCAAAGTGAAGAGCAGAGTgacaaaagcaaagtaaaagCCAATCATCTCCAAAAGCCATGTGTCTGAGCACGAGAGTTGTAAGATGGGGAAATAGTCACAAGAGAAATGATCAATTACATTGGAAGCACAGAAATCTAGCTGGAGGATGAGCATGAGCGGTGGGAAAATGGTAAGAAATCCTCCTAGCCAGGACCCAAAGACAAGCAGGGTGCAAAATTTTTTGCTCATGATGGTGGTGTAATGAAGAGGCTTGCAGATGGCAACATAACGATCAAAAGACATGGCAGtgagaagaaaaaattcagaaacacccatgaagatgaagaaaaatagttGAGCTAAACAATTGCTATAGGAAATGGTCTTGATATTTGTAATGATTGCCCCCAAAAATCTGGGGATAGAGACACTGGTGAATGTGATTTCTAAGAAGGAGAAATTCTGCAGGAAGTAATACATAGGAGTCTTGAGATGACAGTCTATCAAGGTGAGGATGATGATGGTTAGGTTTCCAGTGACACTTAATAAATAAGccataaataaaaagatgaagatTACAACCTGAAGCTGTGGGTCATCTGAGATGCCCAAGAGAATGAACTCTGTAATCATTGTATGGTTTCTCatgttgccttttattttctttaagcaaaATCTACTGTTgggaaacaagacaaaaagaaagagtaTGTGAATAGTAAAGGaattaaaggtttaaaaaattttaatgttcatATTAGTAGCTCCAATGAAATGAAGCAATGGAACTTTTCCTGTGTGCAGTTTTGCAATATCCACTCAGTCTGTTAA from Mustela lutreola isolate mMusLut2 chromosome 8, mMusLut2.pri, whole genome shotgun sequence includes these protein-coding regions:
- the LOC131837866 gene encoding olfactory receptor 6C3-like, with translation MRNHTMITEFILLGISDDPQLQVVIFIFLFMAYLLSVTGNLTIIILTLIDCHLKTPMYYFLQNFSFLEITFTSVSIPRFLGAIITNIKTISYSNCLAQLFFFIFMGVSEFFLLTAMSFDRYVAICKPLHYTTIMSKKFCTLLVFGSWLGGFLTIFPPLMLILQLDFCASNVIDHFSCDYFPILQLSCSDTWLLEMIGFYFAFVTLLFTLALVILSYLCILSTILRIPSASQRKKAFSTCSSHLIVISISYGSCIFMYVKPSAKERATLTKGVAILNTSIAPMLNPFIYTLRNQQVKQAFRNLLHKVLLSRHK